One genomic segment of Hymenobacter psoromatis includes these proteins:
- a CDS encoding oxygenase MpaB family protein, protein MEPFVAQNSVVRRIWGTSDIVLFIFAGAAAEFALNKAVDWLYFTGRLPADPLGRLFSTVDYSRRILFSDQAGAGRAIASIAAIHGAVEASRGQRIPAWAYRDVLYLLIAYSIGAFELLERPLTPAECEEIVAVFGRVGRGLGIPDLPTTYPAWQADRARHLAADLAVSPCTIDLYRQYKKHLGGVRYGLLRGVQGLVVPPTVRRQLGLGQGAWLRPALAFYRATKQLAVSQWLKNLMLPAEYAARIRALDEVPAEYARPAPAPVAEVSVAYPPSRA, encoded by the coding sequence ATGGAACCCTTCGTTGCTCAAAACTCCGTCGTGCGCCGAATCTGGGGTACTTCTGATATCGTATTATTCATTTTCGCCGGGGCGGCGGCCGAATTTGCGCTCAATAAGGCTGTGGACTGGCTCTACTTCACCGGGCGGCTGCCGGCCGACCCGCTGGGCCGGCTGTTTTCGACGGTAGACTACTCCCGGCGCATCCTGTTTTCGGACCAGGCCGGGGCCGGGCGGGCCATTGCCAGCATTGCCGCCATCCACGGCGCGGTGGAGGCGAGCCGCGGGCAGCGCATCCCCGCCTGGGCCTACCGCGACGTGCTGTACTTGCTCATTGCGTACTCCATCGGGGCGTTTGAACTGCTGGAACGGCCCCTCACGCCAGCCGAGTGCGAAGAGATAGTAGCAGTATTCGGGCGCGTAGGGCGGGGCTTGGGCATCCCCGATTTGCCCACTACCTACCCCGCCTGGCAGGCCGACCGCGCCCGCCACCTGGCTGCCGACCTGGCCGTAAGTCCTTGCACCATTGACTTATATCGCCAATATAAAAAACACCTGGGCGGCGTGCGCTACGGGTTGCTGCGCGGGGTGCAGGGCCTGGTGGTGCCGCCCACTGTGCGCCGGCAGCTGGGGCTGGGCCAGGGCGCGTGGCTGCGGCCGGCGCTGGCTTTTTACCGCGCTACCAAGCAGCTGGCCGTGAGCCAATGGCTGAAAAACCTGATGCTACCCGCCGAATACGCGGCCCGCATCCGGGCCTTGGATGAGGTACCGGCCGAGTACGCGCGGCCCGCCCCAGCCCCGGTAGCCGAAGTTTCGGTCGCCTACCCCCCGTCCCGCGCCTGA
- a CDS encoding DUF2809 domain-containing protein: MPRFYYRYFLLAAGLLGLEIGIARFAHDRFVRPYVGDFLATILLYCLLKSVWPAPAGRVVAVALLVSYAIELAQLAHLLSWLGWQHSPAARLVLGSQFEWGDILAYTLGAAVVLGLGYVRGRYTARELG, translated from the coding sequence ATGCCCCGCTTCTACTACCGCTATTTTCTGCTCGCGGCTGGGCTACTGGGCCTGGAAATCGGCATCGCCCGCTTTGCCCACGACCGCTTCGTGCGGCCTTACGTGGGCGATTTTCTGGCTACTATCTTGCTGTACTGCCTGTTGAAAAGCGTCTGGCCGGCCCCGGCGGGCCGGGTAGTAGCAGTAGCGCTGCTGGTTTCTTACGCCATCGAATTGGCGCAGCTGGCGCACCTGCTTAGCTGGCTGGGCTGGCAGCATTCGCCGGCGGCGCGGCTGGTGCTGGGCAGCCAGTTTGAGTGGGGCGATATACTGGCTTACACGTTGGGAGCGGCTGTGGTGCTGGGACTGGGGTACGTGCGCGGGCGCTACACGGCGCGGGAGTTGGGCTAG
- a CDS encoding SWIM zinc finger family protein, whose amino-acid sequence MSESTYAYAQSSTLTATAAGNSLQLAAYAEDAPAGGAACFFRGQLRDSWLAARGLSTLAKVVAARFVPLGAVLRDPIVTAGAARLRFEAFSSCNGVYARLDLGPAALDGELVASGTTNVDFNEPMVNALARIGRHEPVGLAVGQQAVALTRAAGTVTERQVALPLRWLKGLTAAQGYLAQMDELLRLTRAQAAQLLHSLPAGAAKADTFLTLRGARPHFGLVSMPGAVRVGGAHRLRLLDGLLPLTQAARVYATPCGQASAVVLELGGDHEFLLALSAAANRGFSGEGTQLGDLLDELPAEWLAGANSLFRANETFNPTLFGLAHDLAPGTVARLCASLSAMGLLGFDLLENQYFYRRLPFRTDRIRQLNPRLKNARALLAAPDEVQLVGIGPGGRTEARVRGTDVWHTVLVSGPEPPRCTCQWFTEHQGQRGLCKHVLAAQLRFG is encoded by the coding sequence ATGTCAGAATCAACCTACGCTTACGCCCAGTCTTCGACCCTGACAGCCACCGCCGCAGGTAATTCCTTGCAACTGGCCGCCTACGCCGAAGACGCGCCGGCCGGCGGGGCGGCCTGCTTTTTTCGGGGGCAGCTACGCGACTCGTGGCTGGCAGCGCGGGGGCTAAGCACATTAGCCAAAGTAGTGGCCGCGCGGTTCGTGCCGCTGGGCGCGGTGCTGCGCGACCCCATCGTGACGGCCGGCGCGGCGCGGCTGCGCTTCGAGGCGTTTTCGTCGTGCAACGGCGTGTACGCCCGCCTCGACCTGGGGCCGGCCGCGCTCGACGGCGAGCTGGTGGCCAGCGGCACCACCAACGTCGATTTCAACGAGCCGATGGTGAACGCGCTGGCCCGCATCGGCCGCCACGAGCCGGTGGGCCTCGCCGTGGGCCAGCAGGCCGTAGCCCTCACCCGCGCCGCCGGCACCGTGACCGAGCGCCAGGTGGCCCTACCCCTGCGCTGGCTCAAGGGCCTCACCGCCGCCCAGGGCTACCTGGCCCAGATGGACGAACTGCTGCGCCTCACGCGCGCCCAGGCCGCCCAGCTGCTGCACAGTCTGCCGGCCGGCGCGGCCAAAGCCGATACTTTTCTGACGCTGCGCGGGGCGCGGCCGCATTTTGGGCTGGTAAGTATGCCGGGGGCCGTGCGGGTGGGCGGCGCGCACCGCCTGCGCCTGCTCGATGGCCTGCTGCCGCTGACCCAGGCCGCACGCGTGTACGCTACCCCCTGCGGCCAGGCCAGCGCCGTGGTGCTGGAATTGGGGGGCGACCACGAGTTTCTGCTGGCGCTGTCGGCGGCGGCCAACCGGGGCTTTTCGGGCGAGGGCACCCAGCTGGGCGACTTGCTGGACGAGCTGCCCGCCGAATGGCTGGCGGGGGCCAATAGCCTGTTTCGGGCCAACGAAACCTTCAACCCCACCCTGTTTGGGCTGGCCCACGACCTGGCGCCCGGCACCGTGGCGCGGCTCTGCGCCAGCCTCTCGGCGATGGGCCTGCTGGGCTTCGACCTGCTGGAAAACCAGTATTTCTACCGCCGCCTACCCTTCCGCACCGACCGCATCCGGCAACTCAACCCGCGCCTTAAAAACGCCCGCGCCCTGCTCGCCGCCCCCGACGAGGTGCAGCTGGTGGGCATCGGCCCCGGCGGCCGCACCGAGGCCCGCGTGCGCGGCACCGACGTGTGGCACACCGTGCTGGTGAGCGGCCCCGAGCCCCCGCGCTGCACCTGCCAGTGGTTTACCGAGCACCAGGGCCAGCGCGGGCTCTGCAAGCACGTGCTGGCCGCGCAGCTGCGGTTTGGGTAG
- a CDS encoding DUF6493 family protein, translating into METLNSIEVFEQIIRHQGAEELVPFLLGLDKQKIVAIRKRVQTLASELEDIRQKGEQHWEKGPTPLQRSLFFLTRLATYSKKEALAPAFTNSLWELNKSRLSSGKSQYLPHDKLVDYACQLLVHRRPEWLDTWLGNTAESRPLRSLDFDLLLKLESHALIIPTNKLLALSGINELSNYGTEANALWQLHGYLKANVKLTASQLADFTQLTKAFPSLREGESLPIIEDLLFERITRNKALLERAIPQFFEFDTEINWGVAQTVNHIDRRWITWHDMLARLTATHHLDRADILTRCLLALRRDFRRPLLTWFKELFLSLKPTRAERLARQAELMELLAHPLPLVVNFAIEQVKDLLPEPGFTLAPLLQMADNLLLRPDLKTGLKTLLAGLAKLPRHDAAHAPAVARLLAAALAHPDAAVQERAAKALAYLLAAKKPLLPPADTAETLDALAHQAELLGAAARAVLAPWLAAPTPAPTAEATATYAPLAQFVPDISPATAIAPVADWHELLFLTGQVLRHDAPAALERWLDGLLRLHGQLPEGHAKQLEPYLVQVLPFLQGKSGEQAKAILVNIDLRGHSGLAQALLLSWAQGFTSLRVPRVKVQVDSDASDPLVVVEKARLAAVETHLQQRTGLPLLSTPTHAPYWVAPTAFLQKLLAYEAAQVEPVAADLAIALARLAFAHEPDAQAALAVLPQLQNSQLRELLHWLLSPEATEPPRHATEKKPLFQHLTEQLHQLLPGHSAAPGTLAEAWPWLWVVAARSKFSHPIFDNLLPAGTRAYPGIAQPWVPAWDVDFKVNIYVKTWKPGKPEITPRSTHLRFPSEDTTQGPPSPLLLYSLHVQSRGRGHANWILPADYPFLAALLPLNPTSLHWHVVRTAGWADKLESADRDSIAQALRALVEAGPSFAEGTTLLLAVGLVHHAPVCRALAQEVVLSAVGQQRLESTALGAALGRLLAADYAPLARLADNLALLRAISPVTDDALAQMLDALLPALPPAPLRNLRKLLETYADLGARTGRPVPPAVQDRLREWSQTGALKKLAVSLLQKAS; encoded by the coding sequence ATGGAGACGCTAAATTCTATCGAAGTTTTTGAGCAAATCATTCGCCATCAAGGTGCCGAAGAATTAGTACCGTTCTTATTGGGGCTGGACAAACAGAAGATTGTAGCTATCCGCAAACGGGTCCAGACACTGGCGAGCGAATTAGAAGATATTCGGCAGAAAGGAGAACAGCATTGGGAGAAAGGGCCCACTCCCTTACAGCGCTCTTTATTTTTTCTAACTCGCTTGGCAACCTATTCCAAAAAGGAAGCCCTAGCTCCCGCTTTCACTAATAGTCTATGGGAGTTAAACAAGTCGCGGCTTTCTAGTGGGAAAAGTCAATACTTACCACACGATAAGTTAGTAGATTATGCCTGTCAATTACTCGTTCACCGTCGGCCCGAATGGCTTGATACCTGGTTAGGTAACACTGCGGAAAGCCGCCCTTTAAGAAGCCTGGATTTTGATTTACTCCTTAAATTGGAATCCCATGCGCTCATTATACCAACTAACAAGCTATTAGCTTTATCGGGGATTAATGAGTTATCTAATTACGGCACAGAGGCTAACGCATTATGGCAACTGCACGGCTATTTAAAGGCAAACGTTAAACTTACCGCTAGCCAATTAGCAGATTTCACGCAGCTTACCAAAGCTTTCCCCTCGCTCCGCGAAGGTGAGTCGTTGCCTATTATCGAAGACCTTCTTTTCGAACGAATTACGCGCAATAAGGCCTTACTGGAACGGGCTATTCCACAGTTTTTCGAGTTTGACACAGAGATTAACTGGGGAGTTGCCCAGACAGTGAACCACATAGATAGGAGATGGATTACGTGGCATGATATGCTTGCGCGCCTCACCGCCACCCACCACCTCGACCGGGCCGACATCCTCACGCGCTGCCTGCTGGCACTGCGCCGCGACTTCCGCCGCCCGCTGCTGACGTGGTTCAAGGAGCTGTTTCTCAGCCTGAAGCCCACGCGGGCCGAGCGCCTGGCCCGCCAGGCCGAGCTGATGGAGCTGCTGGCCCACCCGCTGCCGCTGGTCGTCAATTTTGCCATTGAGCAGGTGAAGGACCTGTTGCCGGAGCCGGGGTTTACCCTGGCTCCGTTGCTTCAAATGGCGGATAACCTGCTGCTGCGGCCCGACCTTAAAACCGGCCTCAAAACCCTGCTCGCAGGCCTGGCCAAGCTGCCCCGGCACGATGCCGCCCACGCGCCCGCCGTGGCCCGGCTGCTGGCCGCCGCCCTCGCCCACCCCGACGCCGCCGTGCAGGAGCGCGCCGCCAAGGCCCTGGCCTACCTGCTGGCTGCCAAAAAGCCCCTCCTACCCCCCGCCGACACGGCCGAAACGCTGGATGCCCTCGCCCACCAGGCCGAGCTGCTGGGCGCCGCCGCCCGCGCCGTGCTGGCGCCCTGGCTGGCGGCCCCTACCCCCGCGCCCACCGCCGAAGCCACCGCGACCTACGCGCCGCTCGCGCAGTTCGTGCCGGATATTTCGCCCGCTACCGCCATCGCGCCGGTGGCCGACTGGCACGAGCTGCTGTTTCTCACCGGCCAGGTGCTGCGCCACGATGCCCCCGCCGCCCTGGAACGCTGGCTCGATGGCCTGCTGCGGCTGCATGGGCAACTGCCCGAAGGCCACGCCAAGCAGTTAGAGCCGTATCTGGTGCAGGTGCTGCCGTTTTTGCAGGGTAAGAGCGGCGAGCAGGCCAAGGCCATTCTGGTCAACATTGACTTGCGTGGGCACAGTGGGCTGGCGCAAGCCTTGCTGCTGAGTTGGGCGCAGGGGTTTACTTCGCTGCGGGTGCCGCGGGTGAAAGTGCAGGTTGACTCGGACGCCTCAGACCCGTTGGTAGTGGTGGAGAAAGCGCGTCTGGCGGCCGTGGAAACGCATTTGCAGCAACGCACTGGCCTGCCGCTGCTTAGCACGCCCACCCACGCACCGTATTGGGTAGCCCCTACTGCGTTCTTGCAAAAGCTGCTGGCTTATGAAGCGGCGCAGGTCGAGCCCGTAGCGGCTGACCTGGCGATTGCGCTGGCCCGCCTGGCTTTTGCCCACGAGCCCGACGCCCAAGCGGCCCTGGCCGTGCTCCCGCAATTGCAAAACAGCCAGCTGCGCGAGCTGCTCCACTGGCTTTTATCACCCGAGGCAACGGAGCCCCCGCGCCATGCAACCGAGAAAAAACCACTCTTCCAGCACCTGACCGAGCAGCTGCACCAACTCCTGCCGGGCCATTCGGCGGCTCCTGGCACGTTGGCCGAAGCCTGGCCCTGGCTGTGGGTGGTAGCGGCCCGCAGCAAGTTTTCCCACCCTATTTTTGACAACCTACTGCCTGCGGGCACCCGTGCATATCCGGGCATAGCGCAGCCCTGGGTTCCGGCCTGGGACGTTGATTTCAAGGTCAATATCTATGTGAAAACCTGGAAACCAGGCAAGCCCGAAATTACGCCCCGGTCCACGCACCTGCGTTTTCCCAGCGAGGACACCACCCAGGGGCCGCCCTCTCCGCTGCTGCTGTATTCGCTGCACGTGCAGTCCCGAGGCAGGGGGCACGCCAATTGGATTCTGCCCGCTGATTATCCCTTTTTAGCGGCGCTGCTACCGCTCAATCCGACCTCACTGCACTGGCACGTGGTGCGCACGGCGGGCTGGGCCGACAAACTGGAATCGGCAGACCGCGACAGTATCGCCCAGGCACTGCGGGCGTTGGTCGAGGCCGGCCCTTCGTTTGCCGAGGGTACTACCCTGCTGCTGGCCGTGGGCCTGGTGCACCACGCGCCCGTTTGCCGGGCGCTGGCGCAGGAAGTGGTTTTGAGCGCCGTGGGGCAGCAGCGCCTGGAATCGACTGCCCTAGGCGCGGCGCTCGGCCGGCTGCTGGCCGCCGACTATGCGCCCCTGGCTCGCCTGGCCGACAACCTGGCCCTGCTCCGCGCCATCTCGCCCGTCACGGACGACGCACTGGCCCAGATGCTAGACGCGCTGCTGCCGGCCCTACCCCCCGCCCCGCTCCGCAACCTGCGCAAGCTGCTCGAAACCTACGCCGACCTCGGGGCCCGCACCGGCCGGCCGGTGCCGCCGGCCGTGCAGGACCGCCTGCGCGAGTGGAGCCAAACGGGCGCACTGAAAAAGTTGGCGGTCAGCCTACTTCAAAAAGCAAGTTGA
- a CDS encoding ATP-binding cassette domain-containing protein, giving the protein MIKRSFPAITTDFSGFVRVRGAREHNLQNIDVDIPRDALVVFTGVSGSGKSSLAFGTLYAEAQRRYLESVSPYARRLFHQLSVPEVDSIDGLPPAVALQQQRGAPTTRSSVGSVTTLSNLVRMLYSRAGDYPKGQGIIYAEGFSANTPEGACPRCHGLGRVYEVTEDSMVPDPSLTIRERAIAAWPQAWGGQNQRDILVTLGYDVDRPWHELPQKDRDWILFTDEQPVVPVYPGYSPAETQRALKRKEQPNYMGTFSSARRHVLYTFGNTQSTLMKKRVLQYMLSQECPLCHGKRLRPESLSVTFAGLDIADMARLPLQQVAARLRPFAEGTATAQKHDKAHPEQAEVTRRITQDLCARLAVLLDLGLGYLALERSTPTLSPGELQRLRLATQLYSNLFGVVYVLDEPSAGLHPSDTQALLKALDTLKKAGNSLFVVEHNLDVVRRADWLVDVGPAAGEQGGQILYSGPPAGLAAVENSQTRTFLLDHAALLPRIPRKPVGWLRLAGATRHNLRGLDAEFPLGIFTTVTGVSGSGKSTLVSQVLVKLVREALGMKTDEAEASVGETAEEILDLADQGAAAEGKITADLDLVKRLVRVDQQPIGRTPRSNMATYTGLFDHVRKLFAATPEAKKRRYDAGRFSFNVAKGRCETCQGEGFVMVELLFLPSVYSPCPTCHGARYNAKTLEITYQGKNVADVLRLTVDEAFAFFEEEASVRRALTVLRDVGLGYLRLGQSATELSGGEAQRIKLATELQRQARAHTLYVLDEPTTGLHPADVEKLLTQLNGLVEAGHSVLVVEHDMRVVAGSDWVIDVGPGAGDEGGRIVAAGPPAEVAQNAASRTAPYLARFLAEG; this is encoded by the coding sequence ATGATAAAGAGGTCTTTTCCAGCCATCACTACTGATTTTTCCGGCTTTGTGCGGGTGCGCGGGGCCCGCGAGCACAACCTTCAAAACATCGACGTCGATATCCCGCGCGATGCGCTGGTGGTGTTTACCGGCGTGTCGGGCTCGGGCAAGTCGAGCCTGGCGTTCGGCACGCTCTACGCCGAGGCCCAGCGGCGCTACCTGGAGTCGGTGTCGCCCTACGCGCGGCGACTGTTTCACCAATTATCGGTGCCCGAGGTTGATAGCATCGACGGGCTGCCACCGGCCGTGGCCTTGCAGCAGCAGCGCGGCGCGCCCACCACGCGCTCGTCGGTGGGCTCGGTCACGACGCTCTCCAACCTCGTGCGGATGCTTTACTCGCGGGCCGGCGATTATCCCAAGGGTCAAGGTATTATCTACGCCGAAGGCTTTTCGGCCAACACGCCCGAGGGTGCCTGCCCGCGCTGCCACGGCCTGGGCCGGGTATACGAAGTGACGGAAGACTCGATGGTGCCCGACCCGTCGCTCACCATTCGCGAGCGGGCCATTGCGGCCTGGCCCCAGGCCTGGGGCGGCCAGAACCAGCGCGATATCCTCGTGACGCTGGGCTACGATGTGGACCGTCCCTGGCACGAGCTGCCCCAAAAGGACCGCGACTGGATTCTTTTCACTGATGAGCAGCCGGTGGTGCCCGTGTACCCCGGCTACTCGCCCGCCGAGACGCAGCGGGCGTTGAAAAGAAAGGAGCAGCCTAATTACATGGGTACCTTTTCGAGCGCCCGGCGGCACGTGCTCTACACATTTGGCAATACGCAGAGCACGCTCATGAAAAAGCGCGTGTTGCAATACATGCTCAGTCAGGAATGCCCGCTTTGCCACGGCAAGCGCCTGCGGCCCGAGTCACTGAGCGTCACCTTCGCCGGCCTCGATATTGCCGACATGGCGCGCCTACCCCTCCAGCAGGTGGCAGCCCGGCTGCGGCCGTTTGCCGAGGGTACGGCCACTGCCCAAAAGCACGACAAAGCCCACCCCGAGCAGGCCGAAGTGACGCGCCGCATCACCCAGGACCTGTGCGCCCGCCTCGCCGTGCTGCTCGACCTGGGCCTCGGCTACCTGGCCCTGGAGCGCAGCACGCCCACGCTCTCGCCCGGCGAGCTGCAACGTCTGCGCCTAGCTACCCAGCTCTATTCCAATCTGTTCGGCGTAGTGTACGTGCTCGATGAGCCCTCGGCCGGCCTGCATCCCTCCGATACCCAGGCGCTGCTGAAAGCGCTCGACACCCTCAAAAAAGCCGGCAATTCACTTTTCGTAGTGGAGCATAACCTCGACGTGGTGCGCCGCGCCGACTGGCTCGTGGACGTAGGCCCCGCCGCCGGCGAGCAGGGCGGCCAGATTCTCTACAGCGGCCCGCCCGCCGGCCTGGCGGCGGTAGAAAATTCGCAAACGCGCACATTTCTGCTCGACCACGCGGCCTTACTCCCCCGCATTCCGCGCAAGCCGGTGGGCTGGTTGCGCCTGGCTGGTGCCACCCGCCACAACCTGCGCGGCCTCGACGCCGAGTTTCCGTTGGGAATATTTACAACTGTAACGGGTGTGTCGGGCTCGGGCAAGTCAACTTTGGTTAGCCAGGTGCTGGTAAAGTTGGTGCGGGAAGCGCTTGGAATGAAAACCGACGAAGCCGAAGCCAGCGTGGGCGAAACCGCCGAAGAAATCCTGGACCTGGCTGACCAGGGCGCGGCGGCCGAGGGCAAAATCACAGCTGACTTAGACCTCGTTAAGCGCCTCGTGCGCGTCGACCAGCAGCCCATCGGCCGCACGCCGCGCTCCAACATGGCTACGTACACGGGCTTGTTTGACCACGTGCGCAAGCTCTTCGCGGCCACGCCGGAGGCAAAAAAGCGCCGCTACGATGCCGGCCGCTTCTCCTTCAACGTGGCCAAAGGCCGCTGCGAAACCTGCCAGGGCGAGGGCTTTGTGATGGTCGAACTGCTGTTTTTGCCCAGCGTGTATTCGCCTTGCCCTACCTGCCACGGCGCGCGCTACAATGCCAAAACATTGGAAATCACTTATCAAGGAAAAAATGTGGCCGACGTGCTGCGCCTGACCGTGGACGAGGCTTTTGCCTTCTTCGAAGAAGAAGCCAGCGTGCGCCGCGCCCTCACGGTGCTGCGCGACGTGGGCCTGGGCTACCTGCGCCTCGGCCAGTCGGCCACCGAGCTGAGCGGCGGCGAGGCCCAGCGCATCAAGCTGGCCACTGAGTTGCAGCGCCAGGCCCGCGCCCACACCCTCTACGTGCTCGACGAGCCCACCACCGGCCTGCACCCCGCCGACGTCGAAAAGCTCCTCACCCAGCTCAACGGCCTGGTCGAAGCCGGCCACTCGGTGCTGGTGGTGGAGCACGATATGCGCGTGGTCGCCGGCTCCGATTGGGTTATCGACGTGGGACCCGGTGCCGGCGACGAAGGTGGCCGCATCGTGGCCGCCGGCCCGCCCGCCGAAGTGGCCCAAAACGCGGCCAGCCGCACTGCCCCTTACCTCGCCCGCTTCCTGGCGGAGGGGTAG
- a CDS encoding DUF4132 domain-containing protein has product MPATQELPADLFAALPAGQQDLVPLLRPLVQQTLDKLYNVRVTDLPAYQAVRQLAPPDQARAALALAAARQVCLQHRSLDRAYDYRIGWAIGDLQTALLRSALPLTEADVLQLFADNGLNFNYSESEKHLNFWGYPAGLLLTQLERLAKKAPLAEATRAFLTRLIDLAAQVRDGAKLRVKAQEILNLASTAPGEAAPLPTLRFDMGDPFGLALHAFAVGLDPGAPTTRPWLDLLRLWAGASGGTQPTAKGRKALGAATAAVGAEAVRRQGSGWLALLGKMPVVDTEHRYESGDHAHIYTTHEYLMEANQLLARGLIWTLQPLVDAALLRQLAAYAARCYRKVPGRGPLAAGLGNACLLALAQSGLPGVAALAQVRPQVKQTNTQALIAKYMADASAKLGVSPAEIEDMAVPTFGLDAAGHARHELGEYAATLSLAEGKAELHWTKAGKPLKAAPAALKSTHAAELKELKATQLQLQQTYTAQRERLDRSFIEERYLAWPWFEQYYLAPGLLRELAQPLIWRLHRADGSWQDAVLRANQWQSALEQPVLPPTADTFLQLWHPVLVPAAEALAWRKLLESQQLRQPLKQAFREVYLLTPPEERTRTYSNRMAAHILKQHQFSTLAKMRGWRYSLMGAYDKGYESDQASLALPGGLRAEYWVSEVNADGAWNDTGIWNYVSTDQLRFVRGEAPVPLPEISPLVFSEVMRDVDLFVGVASVGNDPLWRDNGGLAQYRNYWESYSFGELSEVAKTRRLALERLVPRLKIGKVSHLTDRFLVVKGHLHTYKIHLGSGNILMEPNDQYLCIVPDRSTKAVGAPEVFLPFEGDTVLSIILSKALLLMDDDKITDETIIRQLK; this is encoded by the coding sequence ATGCCTGCTACCCAGGAGCTACCCGCCGACCTCTTTGCCGCCTTACCCGCCGGCCAGCAAGACTTGGTGCCGCTACTGCGGCCGCTGGTGCAGCAAACGCTGGACAAGCTGTACAACGTCAGGGTTACGGACCTGCCCGCCTACCAGGCCGTGCGCCAGCTCGCGCCGCCCGACCAGGCCCGCGCCGCGCTGGCCCTGGCCGCCGCCCGCCAGGTGTGCCTGCAACACCGCTCCCTCGACCGGGCCTACGACTACCGCATCGGCTGGGCGATTGGCGACTTGCAAACGGCCCTGTTGCGCTCGGCCCTGCCGCTCACCGAGGCCGACGTACTGCAACTATTCGCGGATAACGGCCTGAATTTCAATTATTCGGAAAGCGAGAAGCACCTGAATTTTTGGGGTTACCCGGCGGGGCTGCTGCTCACCCAGCTGGAGCGCCTGGCCAAAAAAGCACCGCTGGCAGAAGCCACGCGTGCGTTTCTAACCCGGCTCATCGACCTTGCGGCCCAGGTGCGCGACGGAGCCAAGCTGCGCGTGAAGGCCCAGGAAATCCTGAACCTGGCCAGCACCGCCCCCGGCGAAGCAGCCCCGCTGCCCACCCTGCGCTTCGACATGGGCGACCCGTTCGGGCTGGCCCTGCACGCCTTTGCGGTGGGCCTCGACCCCGGCGCGCCCACTACCCGGCCCTGGCTCGATTTATTGCGGCTCTGGGCCGGGGCCAGCGGCGGCACGCAGCCCACGGCCAAGGGCCGCAAGGCGCTCGGCGCGGCCACGGCCGCCGTAGGGGCCGAGGCGGTGCGCCGCCAGGGCAGCGGCTGGCTGGCCCTGCTGGGGAAGATGCCCGTGGTCGATACCGAGCACCGCTACGAGTCGGGCGACCATGCGCACATCTACACCACGCACGAGTACCTGATGGAGGCCAACCAGCTGCTGGCCAGAGGCTTAATATGGACCTTGCAGCCCCTGGTGGATGCCGCCTTGCTGCGGCAGCTAGCTGCTTATGCCGCCCGCTGCTACCGCAAGGTACCGGGCCGGGGGCCGCTGGCAGCGGGCCTCGGCAATGCCTGCCTGCTGGCCCTGGCCCAGAGCGGCCTGCCCGGCGTGGCGGCCCTAGCCCAGGTGCGCCCCCAGGTGAAGCAAACCAATACCCAGGCCCTGATTGCCAAGTACATGGCCGACGCCTCAGCCAAGCTTGGCGTGAGCCCGGCCGAAATTGAGGACATGGCCGTGCCCACCTTCGGCCTCGATGCGGCGGGCCACGCCCGCCACGAGCTGGGCGAGTACGCAGCCACTCTGAGCCTGGCCGAGGGTAAGGCGGAGCTGCACTGGACCAAGGCCGGCAAGCCCCTCAAAGCCGCGCCCGCCGCCCTCAAAAGCACCCACGCCGCCGAACTGAAGGAGCTGAAAGCCACCCAGCTTCAGCTTCAGCAGACCTACACCGCTCAGCGCGAGCGCCTCGACCGCAGCTTTATCGAGGAGCGGTACCTGGCGTGGCCCTGGTTCGAGCAGTATTACCTGGCCCCTGGCCTGTTGCGCGAGCTAGCGCAGCCGCTCATCTGGCGGCTGCACCGCGCCGATGGCTCGTGGCAGGATGCCGTTTTGCGGGCTAATCAGTGGCAAAGTGCCCTGGAGCAGCCCGTGCTGCCCCCCACCGCCGATACCTTCCTCCAGTTGTGGCACCCGGTGCTGGTGCCCGCTGCCGAAGCCCTGGCCTGGCGCAAGCTACTGGAAAGCCAGCAGTTACGCCAGCCGCTTAAGCAGGCCTTCCGCGAGGTGTACCTGCTTACGCCGCCCGAGGAGCGCACCCGCACCTACAGTAACCGCATGGCGGCGCACATTCTTAAGCAGCATCAATTCAGCACCTTAGCCAAGATGCGCGGTTGGCGCTACAGCCTGATGGGGGCCTACGATAAAGGCTACGAGAGCGACCAGGCCAGCCTGGCCCTGCCCGGCGGCCTGCGGGCCGAATACTGGGTGAGCGAGGTGAACGCCGACGGAGCCTGGAACGATACCGGCATCTGGAACTACGTGAGTACCGACCAGCTGCGCTTCGTGCGGGGCGAAGCCCCGGTGCCCCTACCCGAGATTTCGCCCCTGGTTTTTTCGGAGGTAATGCGCGATGTGGACCTGTTTGTGGGCGTGGCCAGCGTGGGCAACGACCCGCTGTGGCGCGACAACGGCGGCCTGGCGCAGTACCGCAACTACTGGGAAAGCTACAGCTTTGGCGAGCTGAGTGAGGTAGCCAAAACCCGCCGGCTGGCCCTGGAACGCCTGGTGCCTCGCCTCAAAATCGGCAAGGTCAGTCACCTTACCGACCGCTTTCTAGTAGTGAAGGGCCACCTGCACACCTACAAAATTCACCTCGGCAGCGGCAATATCCTCATGGAACCCAATGACCAGTACCTATGCATCGTGCCCGACCGCTCGACCAAAGCAGTGGGCGCGCCCGAGGTATTTCTGCCCTTCGAGGGCGATACCGTGCTATCCATTATCCTGAGCAAAGCCCTGCTGCTGATGGACGACGATAAAATAACCGACGAGACGATTATCCGGCAGCTGAAATAG